From the genome of Muricauda sp. SCSIO 64092, one region includes:
- a CDS encoding dicarboxylate/amino acid:cation symporter codes for MMFKRVLKHYLRIPFATRVLLWMLVGAIAGLVFKEEALVVKPLGIGFLNLLLMAAIPLVFFNLLSGIASLNSISSFGRIGGKVLLWYVFSTIMAIIIGIGLMNVSKAGVGMTLKAEVSKDIGQIPNVGDLLLSMIPVNIFKSFAEGNLIQIVVFAVLLGIVTLKLPPRAREPLEKGYDLLAGLMRKLVEYILLLSPLCLGALMAATFGEFGSNIAGALGKFIATIYVGQLLMIAVYMLLLTTVGKVSVPWFFKKTKELYATTIATCSSLASLAVALDIAETKMKLPKKVYSFTLPMGAQFNKDGTSIMLSGILIFTAQAAGLDFSLQELVQVVLIGLLVVEGSSGIPGGGLVVAMLFAEAFNLPIEIVAIVGGIYRLIDMGNTTVNCMGDMVATTIVSKFETQWKPSYAPSKYQ; via the coding sequence ATGATGTTTAAAAGAGTACTAAAACACTATTTACGAATTCCCTTCGCGACCAGGGTCCTCCTTTGGATGTTGGTTGGGGCCATTGCCGGGCTGGTGTTCAAGGAAGAGGCCCTGGTGGTAAAACCACTGGGAATCGGTTTTTTGAACCTCTTGCTGATGGCGGCCATCCCGCTGGTTTTCTTTAATCTTTTATCGGGTATAGCCTCATTGAACAGTATTTCAAGTTTTGGCAGAATTGGGGGCAAAGTGCTGCTGTGGTATGTTTTTTCCACCATCATGGCCATCATAATCGGCATTGGTTTGATGAATGTATCCAAAGCGGGTGTTGGAATGACGCTAAAGGCAGAAGTGTCCAAGGACATAGGTCAAATTCCAAATGTGGGCGACCTTTTGTTGAGTATGATTCCGGTCAACATTTTTAAATCCTTTGCCGAGGGAAACCTCATTCAAATAGTGGTTTTTGCGGTCCTTTTAGGGATAGTCACCCTAAAGCTCCCCCCAAGGGCACGGGAACCTTTGGAAAAGGGATATGACCTTCTGGCCGGTCTAATGCGCAAATTGGTGGAATACATATTGCTATTGTCCCCACTGTGTCTCGGCGCCTTGATGGCGGCTACCTTCGGCGAATTTGGATCGAATATTGCAGGGGCCCTGGGCAAGTTCATCGCCACAATTTATGTGGGACAGTTATTGATGATCGCGGTATATATGCTACTACTGACCACTGTTGGAAAGGTTTCCGTCCCTTGGTTTTTTAAAAAGACCAAGGAACTCTATGCCACCACAATCGCCACCTGCAGCAGTTTGGCCAGCCTGGCTGTGGCACTTGATATTGCCGAAACAAAAATGAAGCTTCCCAAAAAGGTATACTCCTTCACCTTGCCCATGGGAGCGCAGTTCAACAAGGACGGCACTTCCATAATGCTTTCGGGAATCCTCATTTTTACCGCCCAGGCCGCGGGACTGGATTTTAGCCTTCAAGAACTGGTTCAAGTGGTGTTGATCGGACTGTTGGTGGTTGAGGGTTCGTCCGGCATTCCTGGAGGTGGACTGGTAGTCGCCATGCTCTTCGCCGAAGCGTTCAATTTGCCCATTGAGATTGTGGCCATTGTAGGGGGCATTTACCGCTTGATCGATATGGGAAATACCACCGTCAACTGTATGGGGGATATGGTGGCAACAACAATAGTCTCCAAATTCGAGACGCAGTGGAAACCATCTTACGCACCATCAAAATACCAATAA